The genomic stretch CGGGGGAGGATGTAACCTCTTGCCTCGGCGAGAGTTCAAGGCACAAAAATGATCGGAAGATGGATGTAACAGGGCGGTCTTCATCCCGGTCGGGTAAGTCCTCATCCAATTAATTATATCTTGTAACcttttgttttggaacgtgcGGGGAATTGTGAAAACCTCGTCCCGCAACGTTATCAAAAGACTAATTGATGTTCATAATATTTCTTTCATGGCAATAATGGAACCTTTCACCGCGCCAAACCCGGAGTTGTATTCGAAGCTTTTCGGACTCAACTTCAAAGGCGCTTCCACGTCGGGGAAAATTTGGATCTTTACTAGAGAGGGATTTAACTTTGATGTTATGGATGACTCCGAGCAAGCTCTCCACGGTATACTTCGCTTGGAGGCATGCAGCCAACCTGTGGCGGTCACGACGGCTATCTATGCTAAGTGTACTCGCGCGGAAAGATATCCACTTTGGTACAAATTGCGGGATCTTGCGGACAACTTAGAGAGTCGGCCGTGGAttattggaggggacttcaacaacATTCTTAACCCACGAGATAGGTCCGGGAGCGAGTCTAATAGGCAAGCGGAGATGTTGGACTTCGCGGAAGCAATCGAAGATTGTAGACTGGTCGATGTGGGCTTTGACGGTGCACCTTTCACTTGGGCAAAGAACAACCTATTTGAGAGGCTTGACAGAGTTTTTATAAATGAGCAGTGGATGAGCGTTTTCGAGGCAACAAGAATCACGAACCTGCCTCGCGTCACCTCAGATCATGGTCCCATCCCGGTTCGATGCAAAACAAAGGTGACAGGGGACAAGGTAGGAACTTCcgattccagaacatgtggTTGAGACACGAGGGGTTTCGAGGAGTCGTGGAATCCAGTTGGAGCCAACCCACCGAGGCCGGAGGACTACTTAACTTGCAAATCAAGCTCGCAAGGCTTAAGAAAGTCCTTAAAGAGTGGAATAGAGCAACTTTTGGAAACCTCCAATCCAACCTTAAAGAGGCCGAGGCAACTATAGTAGAGGCCCAGCAAGCCTTCAAAGCTGATGCGTCCCCGACCAATAGATGCCGAGTAAATGAGGCAATTGCGGACTACAtccttttactaaaaatggagaAGGACTTATGGAGACAGAGGGCAGCGATACGGTGGATCAAGAAGGGGGACAAAAATACGAAGTTCTATCAAAGTTGGGTCAAACAAAAGAGAGCCCGTCTTCGAATCCATGGCATACTTGTGGGAGACCGAACCATTACAGACGAGAGAGAGATCAAGGACTCGGCGTCTAACTTCTTTCAAGTTACTTGCACCATCGGCTCTCCCTCTGGCCGATCCAGATTTGAACTTGATTCGGCGACACCCACAGGCCTCGGACTTGGAGAGCCTCGCTACTTCCCCCAATGAAGAGGAGATCAAACGGGCAGTATGGAGCATTTCGGCTGATAGCACACCGGGCCCTGACGGATTCACCGCGTCCTTCTatcatagttgttgggatatcATTGGTCGGGATGTGGGGGATGCGGTAATACAATTTTTTAACGGGGCTTTTCTCCCACGGAGCATCACCGCGACAATGATTGTTCTATTACCAAAGAAGGATAACCCGGCATCTTGGTCGGACTATCGACCAATTAGTCTTTGTAATGTTTcaaacaagatcatcacaaaaGTCCTTGCCTCAAGGCTGGCCCCGATCCTCCCTAAGGTAATATCCCCGAACCAAAGTGGTTTTATTAAAGGGAGGCTTCTAAATGACAACGTCCTCTTAGCCCAAGAAATGTTTCACGAGTTATATAGAAGGAGGCCCGCGCCAAACGTTGCAATCAAGATTGATATGGCAAAGGCTTATGATCGGGTACAATGGCCTTTCTTGATCCAAGTCATGcgccgtatgggattcccggagACATTTCTTAGTCTCATTGGAAGATGCATTGGATATTGTTGGTTCTCGGTGTTAATCAATGGAGCACCGGATGGTTTCTTCAAATCCACTCGTGGCTTGCGGCAAGGGGATCCTATCTCACCTTCATTATTCATTATTGCAGTGGAATATCTATTAAGGGCGTTGGATGAGCTTATTTTGGGGAAGATGGAAATGACCTTCAAGTCTAAACGCGCATGCTCCGAGGTTAGTCATTTGGCCTACGCTGATGATATTGTTATTTTTACGCAGGCGGCCAAGGAATCCATCCAACGGGTTAGAGTTTGTCTAGACGAATATTCGGCCGTCTCCGGGCAGAAGATCAATCTATCGAAGAGCAATTTTTACATTACCGAGACTAACGGTGATTGTGCGGGCATGGTGGAAACGGAGGGTGGTTTTACTAGGAGGTACATTCCCCTTCCTCTATCTTGGCGTACCTATTTACAAAGGTGTCAAAAGGACCGACATGTTTCTCTTCCTCCGAGAGAAAATTTCAAGAAGAATTTCGGGGTGGGCACACAGACACCTATCATTTGGGGGCAGGTTGACCTTGATCAAGAGTACCCTCGAGGCCATCCCAATACATGTGTTCCAAGCGATCGAACCAACAAAAGGAGCCCTTAAGCTCTTGGAGCAATAACTGGCAAGATTCTTCTGGGGCACTGTGGAGGGCAAACGACGTGTACACACTGGATTGCTTGGGAACAGATTTGCCTCTCCACTACGGAAGGAGGCCTAGGGATTAGGAAATTTGAGGATGTCCTGAAGGCCTTCAACGTCAAATTGTGGTAGCGCTTTAGAGAGCAAAACTCCTTATGGGCCTCACACATGTATAGCAAATATTGTGCCTCAAAATCGCATTTGGCTCGACTGAACTCGGGTAGGAGCAGCCCGACGTGGCGACGACTCGCGGCCGCTTGGCCCCTGGTCCAGCCAAACATCCGTTGGATCATTGGTGATGGACGAGCCCTGTTTTGGGACGACATCTGTCTCGGGGATAGGCCAATCAGAGATCTTTGCTTAGACACAAGGGGTGATCCCACGACAAGGGTTGCAGAGTTTTGGATGAATGGAAAGTGGGATGGGGCTAAGGTTGGCACCACATGCAACCAAACGGGTATGCCGCCTCACGTGGCTGAGGCCATCATGAGCACCCCTATCCTCCCTGACAGCCCCGATGTCCCGAGGTGGACTTTGTCTGGAGGAGAAAATTTCTCTCTGTCCTCGGCATGGGATTCTAACAGGGCTAGGCGGCCCCGTATCCCGGCTCTTGGAGACATCTGGCACGGTGGCATCTCAACAATAATCTCGGTTTTCATGTGGAGACTTATTTCGAATAGAATACCGGTTGACGCAAAACTACAATGGAGGAACATCTCCTTGGCATCTAAATGCCAATGTTGTCCTAGGCAGCCGGGGTTGGAATCCATTCAAAACCTTTTTATTAATGGACAAGGGGCGAGcatggtttggaggctttttGATGAATGGTTTGATGGTGCGAGCCAACCCCTTCGGCCATCGGACTCCATTCCATCTAGACTCGAAGCATGGGCTAAGAGAATCAACCGGTCCACAAAGGACCACATGGCTCGGACCCTTCCTTGCATCATCCTTTGGTATTTGTGGGCGGAGAGGAACAACAGCCGACATAATGGGGTTTGCTTCAGGGCTTATAACGTGGTATGGCAAGTCAGGCTATATGTCCAGAAACTGGTGGAAAGTGGGCGAGCACGGGCGAAGCACTTCTAGGATGTCCGTTTTGAGGGGTAAACACTCCCCCCCTCGGCCGAAGGAACCAACAAGAAGGGTCGTGGCTATCAAATGGCAACCCCCGGATGCTCCATGGCTCAAGTTAAATGTCATGGGCAGATACGATGCGACAACGGACAGAGCCAGTGGAGGTGGGATCATCCGAGACCATCTCCGTAATATGGTGGGGGCTTTCTATACGCCGATTGGTGCACACTCCGAGCTAGAGGCCGAGCTCGAAATCATTCACCGAGGTATGGCATTTGCCGAGAGGCGAGGCGCATTCATCTAGGTAGAGTCAAGTTCACATCAAGCTAGGGCAGCTATTGAGTCAAGGGATTGGGGACCGGCAACATGTCGTCACACAATGGTACGAATCCAAGGCATTATGAAGGAGGGCAAGTTCAAACTCAACTATGTTCATCCGGAAGGCAACAAGGTGGCCGGGTACTTAGCTAAATTGGGAAAGGAATCGCCGCATCATCAAGAGGTAAATATAGAGGCCGCTCCTAGGCTACTAACCGCCATGGTTGGCCTTGAACGGCTTGGAATGCCGAACATCCGCTTGGAAGAAGACGACAATGGATAGGCAGGAACAGATGGGGATCCCCAAACCGAAGAAAGAAGTTAGAAGAGGTTTGCTTGTGATTGGCTCGACTAATTTATTCTGGAGATTTTTTTGTATGATTGGCTTTGTAAGGTAATAGGTTTGATTTGGTTAGACCTTGTGATAGGATTACTGTTGGGAGTATGATGAGATCCGAGCACAGGCGCTGGACCGCCTACTACTCCTATTTTTTGTGTTGGCAcatcacttttgggtgtggccacaaCTTTGTAATCTGCGCCtttttgatatatagggatgagggacccacgaaccctccaccgtaaaggtgtttgattaaaaaaaaaaaaaaaaagcttgCG from Salvia splendens isolate huo1 chromosome 15, SspV2, whole genome shotgun sequence encodes the following:
- the LOC121766893 gene encoding uncharacterized protein LOC121766893, which encodes MEPFTAPNPELYSKLFGLNFKGASTSGKIWIFTREGFNFDVMDDSEQALHGILRLEACSQPVAVTTAIYAKCTRAERYPLWYKLRDLADNLESRPWIIGGDFNNILNPRDRSGSESNRQAEMLDFAEAIEDCRLVDVGFDGAPFTWAKNNLFERLDRVFINEQWMSVFEATRITNLPRVTSDHGPIPVRCKTKVTGDKVGTSDSRTCG